Proteins encoded in a region of the Xylocopa sonorina isolate GNS202 chromosome 1, iyXylSono1_principal, whole genome shotgun sequence genome:
- the LOC143432606 gene encoding acetyl-coenzyme A transporter 1, with product MGSTRRKMEKRDSLEDGIHESNHVQECSDLRGDEKNIAILLFLYLLQGIPLGLCGSIPMLLQNRNISYRQQAEFSFVQWPFSLKLFWAPIVDSVFSQRFGRRKTWLIPTQYLMGFFMLLLSGHVDQWLGNKTSQPNIEMLTVIFFALNVLAATQDIVVDGWALTMLKRCNVGYASTCNSVGQTAGYFIGYVLFMALESAEFCNSYLRSTPSNEGILTLPDFLYFWGWIFIITTTLIALFKHEDLEKMHKSGDLNTDVKHAYKLLWNIVKLPSIKIIIIFLLTAKIGFSACDAVTGLKLVEAGIPKEKFALMAVPLIPLQILLPLAISKYTVGARPMDVYIMAMPYRLAFGLIAAFLVWVTPYVVTGGQVPVYYFIVLVAIYLVHQIFTSSMFVASMAFFAKISDPAVGGTYMTLLNTLSNLGGNWPATAALWFVDPLTFRQCSTDPSNDCSTISKREFCTNTHNGVCNMQFDGYYIESIICLIVGFVWLRWGRRKIDLLQSRPMSAWKIILSKQNR from the exons ATGGGGTCCACTAGAAGGAAAATGGAAAAACGTGACAGCCTGGAGGATGGAATTCACGAGTCGAATCACGTCCAGGAATGTTCAGATTTACGAGGTGACGAGAAGAACATAgctattcttttatttttatatctGCTACAAGGAATTCCATTGGGTTTATGCGGGTCCATTCCTATGTTACTGCAGAACAGAAACATTTCGTATCGTCAACAG GCTGAATTTAGCTTTGTACAATGGCCCTTTTCTTTGAAACTCTTTTGGGCGCCAATAGTGGATTCTGTGTTCTCTCAAAGATTTGGAAGGAGGAAAACTTGGTTAATTCCAACTCAGTATTTAATGGGTTTTTTTATGCTACTTCTATCCGGCCATGTAGACCAATGGTTAGGCAATAAAACGTCAcaaccaaacatagaaatgttgacTGTAATATTTTTTGCTTTAAATGTTTTGGCTGCTACTCAAGATATTGTGGTAGATGGGTGGGCACTTACCATGTTAAAAAG ATGTAATGTAGGATATGCATCGACTTGCAACAGTGTGGGACAGACTGCTGGATATTTCATCGGTTATGTACTTTTTATGGCACTAGAATCTGCTGAATTTTGTAATAGTTATTTAAGATCCACTCCTTCCAACGAAGGCATCTTGACACTGCCTG ATTTCCTTTACTTCTGGGGTTGGATATTTATAATTACCACCACTTTAATTGCATTGTTTAAACACGAAGATTTAGAGAAAATGCACAAAAGTGGAGACTTGAATACAGATGTTAAACACGCTTACAAATTACTTTGGAATATTGTCAAATTACCATCCATAAAGATCATCATTATATTCCTATTAACTGCTAAG ATAGGGTTTTCTGCCTGCGACGCAGTAACAGGTTTGAAACTAGTAGAAGCTGGTATTCCGAAGGAAAAGTTTGCCCTTATGGCTGTGCCTCTAATACCACTGCAGATATTGTTACCATTGGCAATTTCTAAATATACAGTGGGTGCAAGGCCTATGGATGTATACATAATGGCTATGCCTTATAG GTTAGCATTTGGGTTAATAGCAGCATTTTTGGTATGGGTAACACCATATGTCGTAACAGGTGGACAAGTTCCAGTCTACTATTTCATAGTTTTAGTAGCCATATATTTGGTACATCAG ATTTTCACAAGCAGCATGTTCGTGGCGTCAATGGCATTTTTTGCAAAAATTAGCGATCCAGCGGTTGGAGGTACTTACATGACATTATTAAATACACTAAGTAATCTAGGAGGTAACTGGCCAGCAACTGCTGCTCTTTGGTTCGTCGATCCATTAACGTTTCGACAGTGCAGCACTGATCCGTCAAATGACTGTAGCACAATTTCGAAAAGGGAG TTCTGCACGAACACGCACAATGGTGTTTGCAATATGCAGTTTGATGGTTACTACATAGAGAGTATCATATGTCTAATCGTAGGATTTGTTTGGCTCAGGTGGGGCAGACGAAAAATCGACTTGTTACAGAGCAGGCCGATGTCTGCTTGGAAAATTATACTCTCAAAACAAAATAGATAA
- the LOC143424088 gene encoding uncharacterized protein LOC143424088 translates to VSSILKIVAPRHISINDKLNRASSSCCGSRYESNSSTRPDWYYSGNRVDGSRYPSKFGERLPSDRYGWQTQGQPPSGSSGSAGRPVGGSYGGTAFYGGSQTGDRFDSRPSYAAENSHRPSGYGSGIHGGSDYGSGSYGGYSFNRPPGYGRPVPSGSYGISGTFANGDEFGSVEPSYQEGNAPPHPNIQTQKAAALKALAGVALIGAAAALAINPVLLPLGVISGRKKRSSLATENEDAYTDYILTILKSDIIKTYNNGDGNKLTFSPTCLARVTCEIQKNYLVNSRKNIDLFKGEPTLHHHLMNLYAIPSNVPNGEPVTKRIKKLIKAGIIVASSGENCNSFACTFVKVKRAKNPSILKL, encoded by the exons GTGTCGAGTATTTTAAAAATCGTCGCACCTCGTCACATTTCCATTAACGATAAATTGAATCGTGCAAGTTCCAGTTGTTGCGGATCGAGATACGAATCGAATTCGTCGACGCGACCGGATTGGTATTACAGTGGCAATCGTGTGGACGGCAGCCGATACCCATCTAAATTCGGAGAACGTTTACCCAGCGATAG ATACGGATGGCAAACCCAAGGGCAACCGCCGTCAGGTTCGAGCGGAAGTGCTGGAAGACCCGTAGGCGGAAGCTACGGTGGAACTGCATTCTATGGAGGAAGTCAAACAGGAGATAG ATTTGATTCACGACCGAGTTACGCTGCTGAAAACTCCCACAGACCCAGTGGTTATGGTTCTGGTATACATGGAGGGTCTGATTACGGCAGTGGTAGTTATGGAGGATATAGTTTCAACCGACCACCTGGTTACGGAAGGCCAGTTCCTAGTGGTAGCTACGGGATTTCAGGGACTTTTGCTAATGGCGATGAATTCGGATCCGTTGAGCCAAGTTATCAAGAAGGAAACGCACCTCCGCATCCGAATATCCAAACGCAAAAA GCAGCAGCTTTAAAGGCATTGGCAGGCGTTGCTTTAATTGGAGCCGCCGCTGCATTGGCAATAAATCCCGTTCTTCTTCCGCTTGGAGTTATATCCGGTAGAAAGAAACGATCGAGTTTGGCCACTGAAAACGAAGACGCTTATACGGATTATATTCTGACGATATTGAAAAGTGATATTATAAAG ACTTACAATAACGGAGACGGAAACAAGCTGACTTTTTCTCCAACATGCCTCGCTAGAGTAACGTGTgaaattcaaaagaattattTAGTTAATTCCAGGAAGAACATCGATCTTTTCAAAGGGGAACCAACACTACATCATCATCTTATGAATCTATACgc AATACCGAGTAACGTGCCTAACGGAGAACCAGTGACCAAGCgcattaaaaaattaataaaagcaGGAATCATTGTAGCATCAAGCGGAGAAAATTGTAATTCCTTCGCCTGTACATTTGTAAAAGTTAAACGTGCAAAAAATCCGTCTATTCTTAAACTTTAG
- the LOC143432599 gene encoding cationic amino acid transporter 4 isoform X2 — translation MPSVRRMILGHVMSGLCTKMNRTKKLQGDLLETRMKRCLSTFDITLLGVGHMVGAGIYVLTGTVAHNTAGPGVILSFLLAGVASLLAALCYAEFGARIPKAGSAYVYTYISVGELWAFVIGWNIILEHMIGAASVARAWSGYVDSLAGGSISNYTRHMMHGYTMVEPLGNIPDFLAAALCLAYAMLLALGVKCSATVNSLLTIVNLGVMGLVIGLGIAYAKFSNWSYENGGFLPYHFSGVLAGAATCFYAYVGFDSIATSGEEARDPAYSIPRATLYSMAIVTIGYVMVSAALTLVVPHWSINPTAALPEAFSARGVSWAKYVISVGALCGMTTTLFGSLFSLPRTMYAMANDGLLFNFLGHISERTQVPVLNLAISGSVSALIALLFDLQHLVEFMSIGTFLAYTIVSASVIILRYRPEKNTPMPSNAGTPSSLTSPPTEGADSNSDCNSVTSAESELLDLSEGTGKLKPRYIWLASFVGNCKPGDAVTGSVMIYTVGCISLCLLLILTSQTYFVPAWWDYFVLVNVVLLLIASLFVIAAHQQTPANGKFRVPMVPLVPALSILFNIGLMFHLSLLTWLRFLVWMIVGMLIYFLYGIHYSKEAATPNSYSILMATSEAGRGAKWGATLRVNQKADKVPILNEKEFVQ, via the exons ATGCCGTCGGTCCGCCGGATGATCCTCGGGCACGTTATGTCCGGCTTGTGTACCAAAATGAACCGCACGAAAAAGCTTCAAGGCGATTTACTCGAGACACGAATGAAAAGATGCCTTtccacgttcgatattacgctGCTCG GCGTAGGTCATATGGTCGGCGCCGGCATCTACGTGTTAACAGGGACAGTAGCTCACAACACGGCCGGTCCAGGTGTAATTTTAAGCTTCCTCCTCGCCGGTGTGGCATCTTTATTAGCAGCGCTCTGTTACGCGGAATTCGGTGCACGAATCCCAAAGGCTGGAAGCGCTTACGTTTACACCTACATATCGGTCGGTGAATTATGGGCCTTTGTCATCGGATGGAACATTATACTGGAGCACATGATCG GTGCGGCATCAGTAGCTAGAGCCTGGAGCGGATACGTCGATTCTTTGGCAGGAGGATCAATCAGCAATTATACCCGTCACATGATGCATGGCTACACCATGGTGGAGCCTCTTGGAAACATTCCAGACTTTTTAGCCGCCGCGTTATGTCTGGCTTACGCGATGCTGTTGGCATTGGGCGTCAAGTGTTCGGCAACAGTCAACTCTTTGCTCACCATCGTTAATTTAGGCGTGATGGGATTGGTGATAGGACTGGGTATCGCTTACGCAAAATTCTCTAATTGGAGCTACGAGAACGGAGGATTCTTACCTTATCATTTCAGCGGCGTACTGGCAG GAGCCGCAACGTGCTTCTACGCTTACGTCGGGTTCGATTCCATCGCAACGTCTGGCGAAGAGGCCCGCGATCCCGCGTACAGCATACCACGAGCAACGTTATACTCGATGGCAATTGTTACCATCGGGTACGTGATGGTCAGCGCTGCTCTGACTTTGGTCGTACCGCATTGGAGTATCAATCCCACGGCAGCTCTTCCAGAGGCATTCTCAGCGCGAGGAGTGTCGTGGGCCAAATACGTGATAAG CGTTGGAGCTTTGTGCGGTATGACGACAACCCTCTTCGGATCCCTGTTCTCGTTACCGCGAACAATGTACGCCATGGCGAACGATGGTCTGCTCTTTAACTTCCTGGGCCACATCAGCGAACGCACCCAAGTACCGGTCCTCAACTTGGCCATCAGCGGCTCCGTCAGTGCCTTAATCGCCTTGCTCTTCGATCTCCAGCATCTGGTTGAATTCATGTCGATCGGTACTTTCCTAGCCTACACCATCGTTTCAGCGAGCGTGATCATTTTAAGGTATCGCCCTGAAAAGAATACACCGATGCCATCGAACGCTGGCACACCGAGCAGCTTAACGTCGCCTCCCACCGAGGGTGCCGATTCCAACAGCGATTGCAACAGCGTCACGTCCGCCGAATCTGAA CTTTTAGATCTGAGCGAGGGCACTGGTAAACTGAAACCACGATACATATGGTTGGCTAGTTTCGTGGGCAACTGCAAACCTGGGGACGCGGTGACTGGTTCCGTAATGATTTACACAGTAGGTTGCATCTCCCTGTGTCTTTTGTTGATACTGACATCCCAGACATACTTTGTACCAGCCTGGTGGGACTACTTCGTCTTGGTAAACGTTGTTCTACTGTTGATCGCAA GTCTGTTCGTAATCGCTGCTCACCAACAAACTCCAGCGAATGGTAAATTCCGCGTGCCCATGGTACCTCTGGTCCCAGCTCTGAGTATCTTGTTCAATATAGGGCTAATGTTTCACTTGTCTCTCTTGACATGGTTACGATTCCTCGTATGGATGATAGTCG GAATGTTGATATACTTTTTGTATGGAATTCACTACAGCAAAGAAGCCGCAACTCCGAATTCGTATTCGATCCTAATGGCCACGTCGGAGGCTGGTCGTGGCGCGAAATGGGGTGCCACGCTACGCGTGAATCAGAAAGCCGATAAAGTCCCGATCTTGAACGAAAAGGAATTCGTGCAGTAG
- the LOC143432599 gene encoding cationic amino acid transporter 4 isoform X1 — protein MRFKVAKMPSVRRMILGHVMSGLCTKMNRTKKLQGDLLETRMKRCLSTFDITLLGVGHMVGAGIYVLTGTVAHNTAGPGVILSFLLAGVASLLAALCYAEFGARIPKAGSAYVYTYISVGELWAFVIGWNIILEHMIGAASVARAWSGYVDSLAGGSISNYTRHMMHGYTMVEPLGNIPDFLAAALCLAYAMLLALGVKCSATVNSLLTIVNLGVMGLVIGLGIAYAKFSNWSYENGGFLPYHFSGVLAGAATCFYAYVGFDSIATSGEEARDPAYSIPRATLYSMAIVTIGYVMVSAALTLVVPHWSINPTAALPEAFSARGVSWAKYVISVGALCGMTTTLFGSLFSLPRTMYAMANDGLLFNFLGHISERTQVPVLNLAISGSVSALIALLFDLQHLVEFMSIGTFLAYTIVSASVIILRYRPEKNTPMPSNAGTPSSLTSPPTEGADSNSDCNSVTSAESELLDLSEGTGKLKPRYIWLASFVGNCKPGDAVTGSVMIYTVGCISLCLLLILTSQTYFVPAWWDYFVLVNVVLLLIASLFVIAAHQQTPANGKFRVPMVPLVPALSILFNIGLMFHLSLLTWLRFLVWMIVGMLIYFLYGIHYSKEAATPNSYSILMATSEAGRGAKWGATLRVNQKADKVPILNEKEFVQ, from the exons ATGCGTTTTAAAGTAGCCAAGATGCCGTCGGTCCGCCGGATGATCCTCGGGCACGTTATGTCCGGCTTGTGTACCAAAATGAACCGCACGAAAAAGCTTCAAGGCGATTTACTCGAGACACGAATGAAAAGATGCCTTtccacgttcgatattacgctGCTCG GCGTAGGTCATATGGTCGGCGCCGGCATCTACGTGTTAACAGGGACAGTAGCTCACAACACGGCCGGTCCAGGTGTAATTTTAAGCTTCCTCCTCGCCGGTGTGGCATCTTTATTAGCAGCGCTCTGTTACGCGGAATTCGGTGCACGAATCCCAAAGGCTGGAAGCGCTTACGTTTACACCTACATATCGGTCGGTGAATTATGGGCCTTTGTCATCGGATGGAACATTATACTGGAGCACATGATCG GTGCGGCATCAGTAGCTAGAGCCTGGAGCGGATACGTCGATTCTTTGGCAGGAGGATCAATCAGCAATTATACCCGTCACATGATGCATGGCTACACCATGGTGGAGCCTCTTGGAAACATTCCAGACTTTTTAGCCGCCGCGTTATGTCTGGCTTACGCGATGCTGTTGGCATTGGGCGTCAAGTGTTCGGCAACAGTCAACTCTTTGCTCACCATCGTTAATTTAGGCGTGATGGGATTGGTGATAGGACTGGGTATCGCTTACGCAAAATTCTCTAATTGGAGCTACGAGAACGGAGGATTCTTACCTTATCATTTCAGCGGCGTACTGGCAG GAGCCGCAACGTGCTTCTACGCTTACGTCGGGTTCGATTCCATCGCAACGTCTGGCGAAGAGGCCCGCGATCCCGCGTACAGCATACCACGAGCAACGTTATACTCGATGGCAATTGTTACCATCGGGTACGTGATGGTCAGCGCTGCTCTGACTTTGGTCGTACCGCATTGGAGTATCAATCCCACGGCAGCTCTTCCAGAGGCATTCTCAGCGCGAGGAGTGTCGTGGGCCAAATACGTGATAAG CGTTGGAGCTTTGTGCGGTATGACGACAACCCTCTTCGGATCCCTGTTCTCGTTACCGCGAACAATGTACGCCATGGCGAACGATGGTCTGCTCTTTAACTTCCTGGGCCACATCAGCGAACGCACCCAAGTACCGGTCCTCAACTTGGCCATCAGCGGCTCCGTCAGTGCCTTAATCGCCTTGCTCTTCGATCTCCAGCATCTGGTTGAATTCATGTCGATCGGTACTTTCCTAGCCTACACCATCGTTTCAGCGAGCGTGATCATTTTAAGGTATCGCCCTGAAAAGAATACACCGATGCCATCGAACGCTGGCACACCGAGCAGCTTAACGTCGCCTCCCACCGAGGGTGCCGATTCCAACAGCGATTGCAACAGCGTCACGTCCGCCGAATCTGAA CTTTTAGATCTGAGCGAGGGCACTGGTAAACTGAAACCACGATACATATGGTTGGCTAGTTTCGTGGGCAACTGCAAACCTGGGGACGCGGTGACTGGTTCCGTAATGATTTACACAGTAGGTTGCATCTCCCTGTGTCTTTTGTTGATACTGACATCCCAGACATACTTTGTACCAGCCTGGTGGGACTACTTCGTCTTGGTAAACGTTGTTCTACTGTTGATCGCAA GTCTGTTCGTAATCGCTGCTCACCAACAAACTCCAGCGAATGGTAAATTCCGCGTGCCCATGGTACCTCTGGTCCCAGCTCTGAGTATCTTGTTCAATATAGGGCTAATGTTTCACTTGTCTCTCTTGACATGGTTACGATTCCTCGTATGGATGATAGTCG GAATGTTGATATACTTTTTGTATGGAATTCACTACAGCAAAGAAGCCGCAACTCCGAATTCGTATTCGATCCTAATGGCCACGTCGGAGGCTGGTCGTGGCGCGAAATGGGGTGCCACGCTACGCGTGAATCAGAAAGCCGATAAAGTCCCGATCTTGAACGAAAAGGAATTCGTGCAGTAG